AGCCGGATTACCACGAGACGCTCAAAGAGGAACTCGTCGAGACGGGCATCGAACCCCGTTCGCGGACGGTCGATCTCATGGACGTGTACGATGTGTTGGGCGATGTCACCACGCTGGTTTCAGAACACGCGGACGACATCGTTCGCGTCAACGTCTCAAGCGGGTCGAAACTCTCGGCGGTCGGTGCGACCATCGCGTGTATGGCGACCGACGCGACGGCGTACTACGTCCACCCCGAAGGATACGCCCACGCCGATCGTGCCGAACGCCAAAGCTACGGGTACGTCGACGACGAAGTGCTCCCGACCTACCCGATCGAGTCCCCCACGAGGGATCAGGTGGCAGCGATGGACTTTCTTGCATCGGAATCGACCGAGATATACACGCCGAAGAAAAAGGACATCATCGAGTACGCCGAGGAGAACGAACTCTCGTTCGTTTCGGAAAATCAACCCGCAAACGACAAGGCGAAGTTCGCCTTGCTCAACGCCAACATCATCGATCCACTCAAAGAAAATCACTACATCGAGGTGAACACGGTCGGGCGACAAAAGCAGGTCACACTTACTGATACCGGTCGGAACGCGCTGCGTGCGTTCCGACACAAGATATGAGCGCTCTCTGGAGTAGCGACGACGCGTTTCCATCTCTGTTCTCCGCCATTCGACTTGCGTCCGTGTGTGATCGTTCGGAGTGACACTCGAACCCGAGGAGTCCTCGATACAACTGGGATCAATATAGATAGTAGCGATAGTATTCATGCTACCAATACCATCGATAGGATGGATAGCGATTCATGTCACGCGATAGAATTGAACTAGTAGTGGATCCATTGTTCAGTTGATGATGCCTCAGTCGATCCCCGATCGATCGAACACGCCGTTGTGGAGATCGGCTCGTGGGCTCACAAACATCCGTGCGATCGGATCGGTTGCGATCCCCG
The sequence above is drawn from the Halocatena salina genome and encodes:
- a CDS encoding HFX_2341 family transcriptional regulator domain-containing protein, whose product is MNTIDEVHIAPLGYEYDRVLGPACRYDIDVIYLLEHDEPVADKPDYHETLKEELVETGIEPRSRTVDLMDVYDVLGDVTTLVSEHADDIVRVNVSSGSKLSAVGATIACMATDATAYYVHPEGYAHADRAERQSYGYVDDEVLPTYPIESPTRDQVAAMDFLASESTEIYTPKKKDIIEYAEENELSFVSENQPANDKAKFALLNANIIDPLKENHYIEVNTVGRQKQVTLTDTGRNALRAFRHKI